From the genome of Coriobacteriia bacterium:
CCCAACCGGGCCGCCTCGCGCTTCGCCGCGTCATAGTCCTCGCGCGACAGACTGATCTGAGTCCGTATCATGATAACAGTGTGTACTCTACTGTTATCATTGGCAAGCGCGACTCGATGGCTACCCGGCGGCCTCCACCTTGCGCTCCTCGCGCACCTGCGCGCCCGCGAGCTTCGTGAGCGAGCCGGTGTACTCGACGAGGTCCACCTCACAGCCCTCGCCCAGCGTGACGCGCCCTCCGCGTACGACCTTGGCCGTCGTCGCGATCAGCTCGAGCTCGTCGCCCTCGATCGTGGTGGCAACAAGGCGCCGGTCCGCGAATGCGGAGAAGATCGCGGTGATACCGTCGGGTGGGCGCAGGACCATTCGCTCGCAGCCGATCTCATTGACCGAACTACGCCCGTGCAGCCGTAGTTCGATGGAACCGGCGTTGAGCATGCCGTTGATCGCGAAGCGGCCTTCTCCGGTGAGCGTGTCGCTCTCCAGGTCGCCGCCCACGCGCATGTCTCCCTTCAACTCGACCGCATGGGCGGCCACGCCGCCGTCCACCGCGAGCGTCCCTGCCACCTTGAGGAGCCGGACGCCCATACCTGCGTGCACATCGGCCGAGCCATTCGCCCGGAACTCACCGGCCTGAACCGGCCCGTCGAACGTGCCAGCCCCGTTGACCGTGATCGTGTCGGCCTTCACCGAGCCCTGGCACTTGCCCACCCCGTTCACCGTCAGCTCGTTGCACGCGACGTCCCCCGTCACGGTCCCAGCGCCGTTGAGGACGATCGAGCCGTAGGTGCCCGCCCCGACCGTACCGTCTCCGTTGATTCGTGCGTCCGCCATGTTCTCAGCCATTGTCTCTCGCCTGGCCCTTCATCACTTCAACCGGGCGCCGAGCGCCTCGGTCCTCTCCTGTAGATTCATCCTCACCACGACCTTGGTCGCCGACTCAAGGCACATCTCGGCCGAGCTCGAGACGAGCAGCACGAAGGCCACGCCCATCTTGCGCGCCACGATCACATCGGCCTCACGCCCCTCGAAGCTGGGCAACCCCTCCTCCAGCGCGGCGAGGACCATGGCTCCCTCGTCGATGCTCACGTCTCCGGTCTTGAGCAGCCCGTCCACCACGAAGGCAGAGAGCAGCTCGCCGTAACGCAGCGCGGTCACGTCCGGATGGGCGGCGGCGAAGATGCGCGCCGCTGGCTCAGAGACCACGCCGTGCTGCACCGCCTCTTCAGCCGACAGGCTCACCCCCGAAAGATCCGGCGTCACCACGTCGGCGATGTCGTCAAGCGAGATGTCCTCGTCTTTCATCGACAGGATCCTCTCGACGCGAGCCACCATCTTGTCGCGCGGGAAGAACGTCTCCTGACCGGTGAACGTGGACTTCTTCACGAACCATTCCTCGGGGATGAGCCCTTTGCGCTTCCAGCGGTAGAGCTGGCCGTAGCTGATGCCGGTCTGCGCCAGCAGGTCCTTCTTCGAGATCAGGTCGGAATCCACGAATCACACCTCCTTGAACGAGAATCGGCTGCCCGTCATCGGCGACTACGCCGCGGGTGGAACCGGTCAAGGGGTTCATACCCCCTTTGATGGGAATATAACATCACATTGTTACGCTACGCAAGGGTGAATTGAGAGCCGCGTCGCAACACGTTCAGTTAGTTGCGGCCGCCGCAGGCCAAGAGCGACGTGAGACCTGCTCTGTCAGCCCGTGCGTGCCGGAAGTATCACCAGATCGAAGTAGAGTGCAGCGCCCAGGAGCACTGCTGCCGTCGGCACGGCGACCGCGGCCCAGAGGCGCTCACGACGAACGTACTCGGCGACGCTCACCCGATCGCTCACGCGACGCCACGCCAGCCCGTTTGCCCGCTTGGCGAACCACGCCATCATGGCCAGAGTCGCCACGATGACGAACAGCGCACCACCCACGGCGAACGCTCCCCTGCCGGTGGAGCGCAGGATGCTGTCGGCAAACAGCAGCAGCGGCAGAAAGATCGCTCCGGCCCACAGACCATGGGCGGGTCCCCAGACGGGGGGCAGCAGGAAGGCCGCGAGATTGAATCGCGGTAGCTGGGGAACGGGCTCCTCGCCCGTCAGCACGATACGTCCCGAGATGGCCTCCGCGGGATGTCCGGCGGCGCAGGTCCCGTTCGCAAGCCGCTCGACGATGCGATCACACAGCACGCAGTACCCCGCTGTTCGCAGGTGAAGGGTGCCGTCGGCGGGCGGTAGGTCGGTCACGATAGGATCACGGCGAGCGCCATAGCCACGAATACCGCCGGAAGAAGGTTGCCCACGGGGAGTCGCTTGATGCCCGTCAGATCGAGTCCGATTGCGGCGATGAGCGCTCCGCCGACCGCCTCGATTGCGGCTACGGTCTCGGGTGTCACTCCGGACAGCTGCGAAGCGGTCAGTGCGATTCCGCCCTGGATGATGAGGATGGGGATCACCGAAAGCCCCACGCCAGCCCCCAACGTGGATGCGAGCGCGATCGAGGCGAGGCCGTCGAGCATCGCCTTCAGGTAGAGCGTGGAGGGGTCGCCCAGTCCGTCTTGGATGGAACCGAGCACCGTCATCGCCCCGACACAGAACAGCAGCGACGCCGTGACAAAGCCCTCGACCAGCGTGTGGCCCTTTTCGCCGGGCTCGTCTGAGGCGGATTTCGCTGTCGGCGCCAGCCACGGCATGCGATACGAGAGGTCTTGGAGGCGGTGGCCGAAGCGCTCCAGCCAGTACTCGATGCGCAATGCTTCGCCGATCAGAGCGCCGATCACGAGCGACCCCACGAAGACGAGTGCCGAGTATCGGCCGAGCATGCCCGAGGCTTGGCCCATCTGGGTGAGACCGCCGATGCTCATGCCCAAGCCGATGACGATGACCGCAAGCCCGATGGCTCGGAAGGTCGTCTCCCGCATGCGCTCCGGAATCAGCCCACCGAACAGCAGACCGATGGCGGTCCCCACCAGCACGGCCACCACGTTCGCGATGACTCCCAGTCCGAACAAAGCCGTCTCACTCCCCGTTCTCGTCGAGCCAGAGCTCCCCGAGCTCTGCGGTGATGTCCTTGGCGCCCTTCGGAAGCCCCTCCTCGGCGGCAATCGACCCGAGCCGTTTGCCGGGAGCAGGCTTCGCGCCGACGAACAGCGCGGAGACGTCACGATACTCCACATGTCGCCCCACGTCTTGCGAGATGCGGGCGCGAAGCCGCAGGTCGTCGGTGTAGACGACGACTTGGCCGCTTGCGCCCGAGGCTCGACGCACGATCTCGGAATCGGCGTCGGCGGCGTAGGCCACCTGCAGCGCTCCAATGGTCTCGCTGGAGGCGCCTATCGACTCGCGCGCGTCGAACACCACCACGATGCGCCCGCGCGGTGCAAGCCTGCTAGCACGCGAGCGCAAACGCTCGCTGAGCGCATCGCGCTGCGCCTGCTTGGAGCGCCCCGCGAGCGCGGGGTCGCGCATGGTGACGTTGTAGCCATCGACGAGGATGAGCATGCGGCTGCAACGACCTACTTGAACGTGACGCTGACGTAGCCGCTGTAGCGCGTGCCGAGCCCGTGCGAAGACGTCTTCGAACGTACACGCCACTTGTGTTTCGGCGAGAGCGTGAATGATGCCACGCACTTCGACCGCGTGCCCGCGTTGACCGCCTTGCCAGGGTACGACTTGTAGAACTTGTACGTGGAACCGACCTTCTTATAGACCTCGAACGACACGGGCTTCGTGCCGGCTGTGACTCGCGGCGACAGATAGCAGTACGCCGCCTTCGTGGGCCCTGCCGGTGCGGTGAGCGTCGAGTACTTGAGCTCGTAGTCCCCTCCCGCCGCCTGAGCGAACACATCAAGGCTGTAGGCGCCCGCGGTCGGAGCGACGAACGAAAGTCGCTCGCCGACCGTCAGAGCGGTCTTCGCCTCCTTGGCCAGATACGAATCGGACGCCGGAGAGACGTCGGGGGCACCCGGCTTGTACAGAAATAGGTCGAAGTCGATGCCGGGCCAGCCGTCGGCGTCGGTGATCTTCGCGGTGAAGTTGTCTCCCGCCTTGAGTGGCACCTTGAAGACATCATCAAGGTCGTACACCTGATCAAGAAGACCGGGAACGACACCGCTTGTCGGCAGCGCAACGCCGGGCGGCAGATCCCGGTCATCGCCCCATTCCGAGGTGTAGCGCAAATCGTATCCGCCGGACGCTCCTCCGCTCGGATGCCAAACGTCAATGTAGTAGTAACCCGTCTCGGGGATCCTGTAGGAAAAGATGAGCAGGTCGGGGTCGTCGGTCAGCGCCTCACCCTCCGCCACGATTCCGTCGTCGTTGCCCACCACCGTGGTCGTACCAGGGCCATAGAGAAAGACGTTGGTACCAGTCCCAGCCTGGCGCGCGAGAAAGACATACACATCCTCGCCCTTGAAGAGCCGGACGCGCACGACATCGTCGGAATCGGACGGAGAGACGAAGCTGCCCCGTACGCCGGAAGGTACGTACACAGCCGACCCGATGTCGTCGGCGTCGACGCGCGCCCCGCCGTTGACCCTCGGATCCTCAAAGAACGCGAATGCCTGCGTCGCTCCTGCAAGCGCGAACGCGACGGCCAGCACGGTCAGCACTGTGAAACGCCGCATACCCGACCTCATGACGCCTCCCCTCGACGCGAGCAGATGCCCCTCTCGCGAGCATACACCCCTCAGGATGCGTCTACACTCCCGGGTCACCGAAGTAGCGCCAGTAGATCATCCAAAACGACATCGTTCCGCTGAAGTGCGGTGTGTAGCGGAACAGTCCGTAGGTTGCCGGGTTGCTCGGGTGGATGACGCTCCCGTCGATCTTCATCGACATGCCCGGACGCCAGCCCTTGCCCAGGTTCGCGAGCTTCTCCGCGCCGCACCAGATCTGCATGCCGAAACCCTTGTACTTGGTGAACGTCCGGCTGTCGGTCTTTCCGCAACCCATCGCCCAGTCGTACGCCGTCTGCGAGGGCTTGCCACGCGTCAGAAGCGACTGCTCCTTCTGAAGGGTCGCCATGACCACCTTCGGACTTACGCCCCACCGGACTGAGGCCTCATGGATCATCTGTGCCGCGGATTTCTCGACGCCGGCGTGGTCCTTGGCGCGGTAGCGAGCAAGCGTGCCGGGTTGACTCTCAAGGAACTCCTGCACCTGCTCGACTGTCATCGACGCCGCATCGCGGTACACCTGCTCGCTGATGACTGTATTCGGATTGAATCCGTCCTCCGAGACAGCCACGCCTGGAGTCGGCTCCCACATCAGGCGCGCAAGGTCCACCTTGAGCTGCGCCGCGCGCAACTCTTGAGCAGCCATGTCACTCTCGATACGCGAGCGCTGCTCATCGGCGCGCTGCTGCAGATCAGACAAGCGGTCGAGCTTCTTGTACATACCGTCTTGCAGCCACAGGTTCTCTGATCGAGCGAGGCGCACGTCGCTGATGATTCGTACATCCCGTTGACCGATCATGGCGAGGTAGGTCGAGCGCGCCCAAAGGTCCTGCAGAGTCTTTGAAGTGAACAGCAGCCGAAGCATGTCCGTCCGCTCGCCGCGGTACATCTCCACAGCTCGGCGGGTCAGTGCTTCCTCGGCAGCCTCAAGCTCCAACTGCATGGCTGCCAGCTCCGTGGTGACCTGAGAGACGTCGGCTCGGGCGCGCTCGATATCCCTTCCCAGCTCGATGTACTCAGCCACCGCTGCGCCCAAGTCGAGGCGCATCTGCTCGATCTGAACGCGCGCTTCGGCCTCCTCGGCCTTCTTCGCCTCGATCGCCGCGGCCTTATCTGCCTCCGCCGACGGCACAGCGTGAGCTGAAGCGGGCAGGACAAGCAGGGCCGCAAGCAAGGCGGCCGCGATGATGGGGAAGTGCGCGAGGCGTCTCATGCGCGGAGTCGATCATCCTCAAAGATGCGGTCGGCAGATCTCGTACTGATCTGGCAAACCTGCAGGTAACGTGCCACAGAAGGGTACCACGAAGCAGGGAGGTCCCGACGCGACGCCCTGGACCGCGCCCTGCTCCAGTAGTCATCCGTCGGAGCGTACGACTACGATTCCTCGCGTCGCGGAAGCGGGATGAACCGGACCGACAACCCGTACTCCACGGTCTTGACGATGGCCACCGTAGGGGTCTCGTCCTCCTCGTAGGGAGACGACGCTGAACCCGGGTTGAGGAAGAGCGTCTTGTCGGTCCACGTGATGCTCGGCTGATGCTCGTGCCCGTACACCACCAGATCCGGAGGGGTCGCCTCTTTGCCGTGCCCGAGCTTGCCGGCGAGGAACCGCTTCATCAGCCGCTTTCGCTTGTGACCGATCACGTAGTGCACCTTGCCGATGCTGGCGCATGCCTCGGACGGCAAACGCTCTCCAAGCTCGCCTTGGTCGAGGTTGCCGGCGACCGCAGCCACCGGCGCCAGCTTCTCGAGCGCGGCCAGCACTGCGGTGTCGCCGATGTCACCGGCATGGATGATCAGATCGACGCCAGCGAAGAGCTCGAGCACGGCGGGGTCAAGGTACCCGTGGGTATCGCTGATGACTCCGATTCGCGGCATCTGTGTTCAACCTCTCGCAATCGCCCTGTCAGTGCTGACACCGGATGGCCCTGCGGACCACGGGTGCGAATCGATTCGCATCGACTTCCCGCCGCCGCGGGATCCCAACGCGCTCGTCAAGGAGTTCCACCTGTATACCACGGTGTGAAGCCCGCCAACCATTCAGTGCGACAAGCGCGCCCTGAGCAACAAAGCGAGACGATTACGGGCCCGCGCCTGACACCTCAGCCGGAACGATGTGGCACCACGTACAGGTCTCTTGCTTGAACGCCACGTGACTGGCGGGAAGCGAGGGCTCGCCGACCGGCCGATGGCAGTACAGACAGTTGGCGAATGCGCCGGTCACCGGATGCGTGAGTGTCGGCTTGAGCCTGAGGGACTCGCCTGCCGGTTTCGGCTGTCGCGTGGCCTTGTCAGGATCGGGGCGGTGACAGAACGAGCACCGTTTCTCACTGTGCTGCAGATGGCCCTTCGGCATGCCCAGATCCTGGCCAGGGTCTCCGTGGCACAAGACGCAACGAGCGTCCCCCATCGCGAGCGAGTGAGGGACCAGCCCTAAGGGGCGCCACCCGTGGCATGAGAAGCACGTCCCGTTGGAGAAGTAGCGATGCGTGTACGGCAACGCCTTCGCCAACGTGGTGTGGCAACCGACACAGTCCTCAGTGCGCGCATCGGCCGGATGCGGGACGATGCCGGCCGCGGCACGACCCGCATCCTGCGGCACGCGGACTTGTACGGCCCACGCGAAACCGAACGCCGACACGACGAACATGGCGACGATCAGTCCCACAACTGCGCTCACGATCCTGTGATTCACGGCTACCTCACACCATGTCGAAGCGCTCGGTATGGACACGATCGACCGGCACCCCGATAGCAGGCAGGGCACCCTCCATCGCATCCATCAGCGGATTAGGACCGCAGATGAAGTACTGGAAACGCTTGTAGAGGGGATCGGGCAGATGGCGCCTGAGCACGTCGGCATTGATGAAGCCGCTCTCACCAGTCCAGCTATCGCTCGGTCGAGCCAAGACACGCACGACCTTCAGGTTCTGCATGCGCTGATCGAGCCGGTCGATCTCATCGTTGAAGATGAGGTCGTTCTCGCTGTTGGCGCCGTAGAACAGAACGACCGGCCTGACATCCCCCCTGCTCTCCATCGAAAGCAGCATGGAGAAGACCGGCGTGATACCCACACCCCCGCCGATCAACCCGTATCCCGCGCCCTCCTCGCGATCCATGGTGAAGACGCCGTACGGGGCATCGACCCACGCACGGTCGCCAACCTGGACTCGGGGCACCACCGTGCCTGACCAGTCGCCCAGGTTCTTGATGGTGAAGGCGATGTCTCCGGCAGGCGTGGGAATGTCGCCGTTCGACGACAAACAGATCGGGTGCTGTGTGAGAGCGAACGGTGACTTGCCGAATCCTACCCAGCCGAACTGTCCGGGCTCGAAGGTGAAGCCGTGGTGGTTGACCGGGCGTAGCACGATCGTGCGTGCATCGCCGATCTCTACCCTGTTCTCAACCACCTCCCACGGCCGCTTCTGCATGTGCAACGGTCGAATCAGGCGATAGCGAATGAACAGGCCGACGAACACCGCGATGTACACCGCCCACAGCACGCGCATCGCCGGAATCGCGGAGAACCGCCCGACTGTTGCGATGTGAACTCCCGCGGTGCCGATGAGAATCAGGGACAGCGCCCCGTGCGTGGCCTGCCAGTACTCGTAGGGTGTCTTCAGCAGCTTGCGGAACACCGATAAGCCGACCAAGACCAGCACCGAAATGAACGCGACCGAGCCCATCCACACAGGCCATGGCGATCCCGACCACGGCAAAACCACCGCGAACTCATAGGCGTCCGTCAGCACGAGCAGAAGGGGATGCAGTGTCACCAGTGCAAGTGCCGAGATACCGATCTGGCGGTGGAACTGGAGTAGCGAATCCTCTCCAAACGCACCGGCTGCACCGCCGACACGCGACACGAGCGCGAGCTCTGCGGCCATCAGCGCGAGCCCGATGTAGCCGAACGCTGCTGCGAGGTTGATGAGGAAGTAGGGTGAGTCCGCGGGGTCGATGAAGACCACGCCGATCACGAGCGGGAAGATCACTAGGAATGCGTAGAGGCCGAACCAGAAGACCCCCCGAATGATGAGACGCATCTAATGTCGCTTCGCCCGGCGGACTGCCCGGACGAACCGATCAGCGTCCACTTCGTCCTCGCGCTCGACTTCAAGCGAGTAGGCCAGCGTAGGCATGTACAGGCCGTGTTCGTCGATGTGCAACTCACCGAATCGTGCCTCCTTGCCCACACGACCTCCCTTCCAAAGCTACGTAGGCGAACCGAGCTGCCCCGCACCGAAGGTGTCCGGCCGGTCGACCTCACCGTCGTGAACCCTCTGCGTAGTTGTACCCGTTCGCATCGATGACACCGAGCGTTCGGCTGCCCCCCGACTCCCCGGGCCCCCGCTCGGCCCAGTTAGCCGGACAGGAGCACCGAGCCGATGCTTGCGATGCCGAACAGGATGAAGATGGCGCCCGAGATGCGCCGCATGAGCAGCTCCGGCATGCGCGTGCCCAGAATCCGTCCGATGCCGATTGCTATCGCATCCGCCACGACCATCCCGACGGTGGAGCCCAGCGTCACCGCCCAGAAACGACCGGTCGCCCCCACCGCCTCAGGCGAGCCAAGACCTGCGAGCCACCCCTGCACGGTTGGCCCCGCGCTCTTGAGGTACACGAGCAGCGCTGAGCCGGGGTCGACCGCTATGGCGAGGGTCATGATCTGGGTCTTGTCGCCCAGTTCGGCAAGGAAGAAAGCGATCGATGTCGCAATCACGGGGCCGAACCTGCCGCCCTTGTCGGCCTCCTCCTCCTCGACCTTGTCTCCGCGAAGGGTCCAGATCCCAAAGCCGATGAACAGGACGCCGGTCATCCAAGGTATGACGCCGGGCGGAATGGCAGCGCCGAGGAACTGACCTGCCAGTGTGGTGAAGAAGTGCACGATGAACGTTGCGATGAAGATGCCTGTGATGACCTGCCACGCCTTGTAGCGGGTGGCCAGAATCAGTGCCAGCAACTGGGACTTGTCGGCAAGCTCGCCGATCATGATGAGCCCCGCTGCAACCAAGAAGATGTAGGCCAAGCTCTCCTCGACTCCCCTTCGGAGTGGCGAACCCTACGTCAGCCTGAACAGGTCCGTCAAGCACGAGTTCGCGGGGCGTAGTCCACGATCGCGCGTGTCCGCTGCCCACCCGCTAGTCAGGCAATCCACACGAGATAGGCACCCGCGGCGATGATGCCGACGCCCCCGATCTTGGTCAGCGTCGGCGTCATTCTCGAGACAGAGCGCATGAAGACGAGTGAGCCGGATGCAACACCCAGGAGCAACAGCGGCATGCCCTTGCCGATGCCGTAGACGAACAGCAGCGCCGCGCCCTTCGCTGCGTTGCCGGTAGTGGCTGCGATGGCGGCGATCGCGGCCAGGATGGGCGTCGAGCACGGTGTCGCCACCAGGCCGAAGAGCATGCCGAATAGCAGCGCACCGAGAACCCCCCGGCGTTCTGGCCGCTTGACGGGAATCCAGCGGTTCAACCGGTCGACGGGCAGGGTGATGACCCCGAGCATCTGCAGGCCGATCACCACACAGATGGCGGCCACCACGAAGTACGCCCACGAGTCCACTATCAACGCACGCCCGATCAGCCCCGCCACCGCGCCGATCGCAGCGAAGACAAGGCTCATACCCAGCACGAACACGGCTGACAGGCCCAATCCCCGAACCAGAGCCGCCTTCCCCTCGGCCTCGCCGACTTGACCGGTCACGTAGCCGAACACCGCCGGGATCATCGGAAGCACGCACGGCCCGAGACCGGCGACCAGTCCACCGAGAAAAGCGATGCCGAACGCGACCGGACCCCATGCGGCGCCGACGGCCAGATCCTGCGCGAGCGACTCGACGTTCACTCGGCAACCAGCTTGTCGAGCCGAGCCCGCATCTCGCTCTCGGACAACGGGCCGGTGTGCGAATCCACGACCGCACCATCGGACGCGACGAAGAACGATGTCGGGATGTACTGGAACGAGAACTTCGACGCCAGTTGCTGCGCTGAGGCGTCATCGGTGATGGCGTTCACGAAGACGACCTTGCCCTCGTAGTCTGGAATGACCGTGTCGGCGACCGCCGAGATATCGAGGCATGACTGTCAACTCATCGAGTGAAACATGACGTAGATCGGTTTGCCGGACTTCACGGCGGCCTCGTAGTCGGCGGTCGCGTCGTTGCGCACCGATGTCAGCGACGCTTGGGCAGCGGGGCTGTCGTTTCCGCCCGCCCAGGACGGCGGCAGATACTTCGCAACGATGACCCCGGCGAACACTGCGATCACAGCGAACACGACGACCAACCGGGTCGACGCAGCCGGTTTCGTCGTTGGCTGCTCTGGCGTCGGCTCGTGCAGGCCATCTTCCTCTGTCATGTCACTCCTCTTCCTGGGCGCACCGCGTCTAGATGAACAGTCGCCCGAAGGCGTTGAAGGTGTAGCCGATGATGATGATTCCCGTCACCACGATGCCGAAGAAGGTGGCAAGCAGCGGGGTCTTGACCACCTTCTTGAGCATGATCATCGAGGGAAGCGACAATGCCGTGACCGCCATCATGAAGGAGAGTACCGTGCCCAAGCCAACTCCCTTGCCCACGAGTGCTTCGGCTATCGGGAGGGTGCCGAAGATGTCAGCGTACATGGGGACGCCGATGACTGTGGCGATGATGACGGCGAACGGGTTCTGGGAGCCGAGCACGGCCGAGATGAACGTGCCCGGTATCCATCCGTGGATGATCGCGCCGATCCCTACCCCGATCAGGACGTAGCGCCACACCCTCGTGACGATCTCGACGACCTGCTCACGGGCGAAGGCAAGGCGGTCAGCCCTCGTCAGCTCGGGCAGATCCGCGTCGGGCATAGGGCTCCCGTAGACGAACGGCTCGACGTAGCGCTCAAGCTTCAGGCGGCTGATGACGAAGCCGCCCATGATGGCGAGCACCAGACCCACGATCACGTAGGCGATTGCCGTGGTCCAGTTGAAGATGCTCGCCAGAAGCATCACCGATGCGAGGTCGACCAGCGGCGAAGAGATCAGGAATGCGAACGTCACACCCAGGGGCAGACCCGCAGACGTGAAACCGATGAACAGCGGAATGGAGGAGCATGAGCAGAACGGCGTGATCGTGCCGAGCAGGGCGCCAAGAATCATGCCCGTGATCCCGTTGAACCTGCCAAGGATCGCCTTGGTGCGCTCAGGCGGGAAGTAGCTCTGCACGTAGGAGATGGCGAAGATCAGCGCCGAGAGCAGCACGAAGATCTTGACCGTGTCGTAGACGAAGAACTGCAGGCTTGATCCGAGCTTGCTCGTGAGTGACAGCCCCAGCACGTCCTCGATGAAGCGGCCGACGAGCTCGTTGAGCCACGTCATCTTGAGGAAGCTCTCGTTCATCCACCCGAGAACGTTGCCAATGGCCTCAAGCACGATGCGTTAGCCCCTCTGAAGCAGAGCGACGAGATCGTCGACCGAGGGCACACGGCCTGCGACGCGAAGCTCGCCATCGATGACGAGCGCCGGCGTCGACATGACTCCGTAGCCCATGATCTCCTGCAGATCGCTCACCTTCTCGATGGTCGCGTCGATCCCGGCCTTCTCAACCGCCTTGCGGGTGGCGTCCTCGAGCTTGTTGCAGTTTGCGCATCCCGGTCCGAGCACCTTGATCTCCATGCCGCTCTCCTCCTAGGTCGAAGTCTGTCGAACTATCGGTCCACAACCAGACGGGGCCCATCGGCTGCGCTGGCTTGCTAGAAGCTGATCAGCGCTTCGGCCGCCGCCGCTAGCCCATCGCGACGAAGCGTGTAGTACGTCCATGTGCCCTCGTTGCGACCGGTGACAAGCCCCGCATCGCGCAGGATCGACATGTGATGGGACGTGGTCGACGCTGACAGTCCCAAACGGCCCGAGATCTTGCAGGCGCAGACCTCGTGGGCGGCACAACAGGTCTTGGCCGCCTCGCTGTCGGTGGCGCTCAGCATCGCGAGGATCTCGCGTCGGCGCGACGAAGCTAACGCCTTGAACACGGCATCCAGATTCTCTGTGTTCGCCTTCGTGCTGGTGACCACGGTGACATCCCTTGTTCGAAGTTCATCGAACTATCCAACC
Proteins encoded in this window:
- a CDS encoding metalloregulator ArsR/SmtB family transcription factor, which encodes MVTSTKANTENLDAVFKALASSRRREILAMLSATDSEAAKTCCAAHEVCACKISGRLGLSASTTSHHMSILRDAGLVTGRNEGTWTYYTLRRDGLAAAAEALISF